The Metabacillus sediminilitoris genome window below encodes:
- a CDS encoding AzlC family ABC transporter permease: MATTTFIKKQSSFLQGLQAGISIAIGYIPVALTFGLLSKSSGLGLAETVLMSLIVFAGAAQYISLSLLAVGTGIIEIIFTTFIVNIRHFLLSASISEKVEDDSIWKKMLYSFGLTDETFTVASTKEGTVSTGYMMGLMFISYASWVVNSGIGFVIGSSLPATVQESMGIALYAMFVGLLIPSMKKHRKVLYLAVAGAIINSLFYASQIISTGWSIVLSTLVSAVIVEMFYIKYANEENQHG; the protein is encoded by the coding sequence TTGGCGACAACAACGTTTATAAAAAAGCAATCTAGTTTTCTTCAAGGTTTACAAGCTGGGATCAGTATTGCAATCGGTTATATACCAGTTGCTCTAACTTTTGGGCTGCTTTCAAAATCTTCCGGTTTAGGATTAGCAGAAACAGTACTGATGAGTTTAATTGTATTTGCGGGTGCTGCTCAATATATTTCTTTAAGTTTACTAGCAGTAGGTACAGGAATTATTGAAATTATTTTTACGACATTTATAGTGAATATCCGTCATTTTTTACTGTCAGCATCAATTAGCGAAAAAGTTGAAGATGATTCAATATGGAAAAAAATGCTCTATTCATTTGGCTTAACTGATGAGACATTTACAGTTGCATCAACAAAAGAAGGAACAGTTTCGACAGGATATATGATGGGGCTGATGTTCATATCGTATGCAAGCTGGGTTGTGAATTCAGGTATCGGCTTTGTAATCGGATCAAGCCTTCCTGCAACCGTTCAAGAAAGTATGGGTATCGCCTTATACGCGATGTTTGTCGGATTATTAATACCTTCAATGAAAAAACACCGCAAGGTTTTATATTTAGCAGTAGCAGGTGCTATTATTAATTCGCTCTTTTATGCCTCACAAATCATCTCAACGGGCTGGTCAATCGTATTATCAACATTGGTATCAGCGGTCATTGTGGAAATGTTTTATATAAAATATGCAAATGAGGAGAACCAGCATGGATAA
- a CDS encoding AzlD domain-containing protein, giving the protein MDKTILLMIIGMGLVTYIPRMIPLVALSQLNLLGFVQNVLKNVPYATLGALIVPGIFLFSDNLMFTIVGAIAAFSIAFTGANVIVVVMGSIGTLVLYSMFFS; this is encoded by the coding sequence ATGGATAAGACGATATTGTTAATGATCATTGGGATGGGGCTTGTTACATATATACCACGGATGATTCCGCTTGTTGCATTAAGTCAATTAAATTTACTGGGATTTGTCCAAAATGTTCTTAAGAATGTTCCGTATGCAACATTGGGTGCGTTAATTGTACCAGGAATTTTCCTCTTCAGTGATAATCTTATGTTTACTATTGTCGGTGCAATTGCTGCTTTTTCCATTGCGTTTACTGGTGCAAATGTTATTGTGGTTGTAATGGGTTCAATTGGCACGCTTGTTTTGTATAGTATGTTTTTTTCGTAG